A single region of the Dehalobacter sp. 12DCB1 genome encodes:
- a CDS encoding glucoamylase family protein, with translation MKISELAQFHNWLGLTPKGRSLLPVIKRQSAYIREAYSLINEYYYETEDVIPASEWYLDNYYIISELITGLTKDISKEYESKLQYLKGGDNAGYPRIYLIIAEFLKQSEHELNFDRLKAFIAGYQEEAPLSSAEIWAVPMMLKVLLLEKVYYQVERILYIQTERRKADDWLKKVFDGCTDTETPLAEMAPVSGHDLEDVLTAIFMERIARKLKEHGPEAKILYNWLDNAASRQNTTVEKAVNSEHHFLTAQGAAMGKLVTDIKQINAENWSAFFEDVSLVQQTLQKDPAGIFDKMDFDSRDKYRHEIEGLAGKYKVTEIIVARTLENLAAQNQSAPFNHVGYYLFGSGKVRLEKELADGWGRVKKSFHGIYCYLKLKPALSYLGLIFLATLIPFLIFMDLTKNNSGNVLSGSMLLSLIGALILINGMAVCFINRLFCRMLSPNFLPKLYLDNGIPEQYKTIVVIPAIFNHPSKVRQQMKQLETHYLSNRDQNLCFAVLGDFADAPAAKQPGDDEIIQAGVKAAAKLNDKYGEERFFYFHRERKWNEKDKIWMGWERKRGKLIEFNRLLLHEGETSYFVQTGNPEAMRGLRYVITLDADTILPRDSARKLIGTIAHPMNEARLADNGKNIAYGYGIIQPRIGLTAASAFASPFARVSTGTAGIDPYTCAISDIYQDLFGEGIFTGKGIYDLKVFHAVTKNAFPDNRILSHDLIEGLYARTALATDIEFFDGYPTKYLSHTKRTHRWIRGDWQIARYMFQQDFSVVSRWKIFDNLRRSLETPFQIIILFLAITALHQFFSQLAILVLLSLSLPLLLNIGGRLIDRSITFRIFKFELKLGISQILFSIAVLPYQAYNQLDAVFRSLGRQIITKRNLLEWETAADSEMHLQLDPLNFYHRMARGIVMSLFFLSGYFYVGLLTGIILTILLISWLASPWLAYRMSLPYAGSITEISSEDRRELRMFSRQVWAYFDLFVNAENNYLPPDNIQLKPYKGEACRTSPTNIGLALLANLTAGDLGYVTTERMLSRVRNTLRTIQRMPKWNGHIYNWYNTQTLEPLHPIYISTVDSGNLAGYMIALKNGLAEIPGKPLIGQNMLQGFMDTFLLSEENASMVNPDVWGSFGTELKAIIASERAEKAGAFAGITDLQTCYAFVDKWGKPTRNHFRNPADQNENTTKDFWPEALLRMLQDGKNALEYFFPFLTLPDLPDPLRKLGQYPAKSLIREYLDLLNNPETNGKELQPYLYLGLKRAVLALLRAGKLQKDLHHLVYGMNFKPLFDDQIKLFTIGYNLTEQKLDKSYYDLLASEARQTSLLAIAKGDVPQSHWFKMARPLTRIHGRRCLVSWSGTMFEFLMPSILLKNYRGTLLDESYNSVVKIQQAHSKKAKMPWGISESGFFCFDIQNNYQYKAFGVPGLGLKRGLSKDMVISPYSTFMALPVDFKASMENLRLMKNKGYNGVFGLFEAIDYTKSRVPYNEESSIVKSYMSHHQGMSLIALGNVLGANRMQERFHQEPVIKSIEMLLQEQVPLKEYTFNPMIEETGEKEVRAISCKLGEKPVVYLSPNTQVPRCSFISNREYAIMLTLSGTGYSQYNHLFLTRWRKDPAMDRYGTFLYVQNLNSGNLWSATAKPVQTQPEEYKVTCFPNTVKYVRKDGNIITQTDVFVAPEDPVEIRRITLTNQSSYSRDLQLTSYVEVALDELSADLAHPTFSKLFIQTKYENNTLVAFRRPRHLHNAEHYMMHTLFSEGNMFGETEYETDRVKFIGRGRTLADPRVMDINQPLSNSVGAVLDPILSLRARVRIDPGKTVSVYFLTGYGNKLESVLQLAQKYRSGYVITQARELAWSQNLMELTNLQLSFGEANMISSLAGQVIYGCPIRKSPAASNQLGQTSLWSHGISGDLPVVMLKIQDNSQLKLVDQILTIHEYWKIKGIYIDLVIFNEDETGYFQAIQEVIMEKISISHVRKLVNKPGGVFLLKKDQLSTEDDVLLHTVASVIFSGENGSLNHQIMKCLRAGEKIIDESVASEQTSSERIKIEQIVGNRIINGRSEKGSLPVQNVNQTYRTVLESKKTEGFKFFNGYGGFTDNGKEYVIINEENQPTPLPWVNVIANEKFGTIISEAGAGYTWSQNSREYKLSPWSNDPLLDVSGEAVFIKDEDSQDYWSPLPQPARDSQPYLIRHGQGYTVFEHFSFGIKQETRVFIPLGQNLKITALRLTNKNTMPKHLSVYYYLEWVLGVNREQSMPYLLTELHDKTIFCRNVYQEEFAGRAAFITSSGADYLASTSDRIEFLGAGGSLAKPAGIFSCLSGKVGTDIDPCAVLQLQVTLDPEEEKTVYLLLGDEQNKETALSLIQAFRSADRIEEAFQDVSHYWDDVLSRIQISTPEPSFDLLVNRWLLYQTIVCRIWARSGFYQTGGAYGYRDQLQDVMPLAVIKPEITRKQIILHSSRQFPEGDVQHWWHPETGKGTRTKFSDDLLWLPYVTADYLEHTEDFSILEEKTSFLKLEALGENEDERYAVPETSEQSGSVYEHCVRAIDRSLRFGGHGLPLIGTGDWNDGFSAIGREGNGESVWLGWFILAVLKRFIPVCARKDDNKRVEKYTEILNELQENMEKYGWDGSWYRRAYYDDGSPVGSITSSECQIDAIAQSWSILSGSALKSRAADAMLAVERYLWDKEAALLKLLTPPFDKTEKNPGYIKAYIPGVRENGGQYTHAAAWAVLAFSKLGSRDKAMELFQMLNPVNHARTGIEVSQYKAEPYVIAADVYAVQPNVGRGGWTWYTGAAGWMYQAALEGILGLQITGDKLSLTPCVPSNWETYSLTYRHKNSTYQIMVNCRQSAGAETGESRTSTKIKVDDKVQDYFPIALSDDGKNHVVEISL, from the coding sequence ATGAAGATCTCGGAACTTGCTCAATTCCATAACTGGCTGGGGCTTACCCCTAAAGGTCGGAGCCTACTGCCGGTTATTAAAAGACAAAGTGCCTATATCCGTGAAGCTTATTCTCTAATTAACGAATATTACTATGAGACGGAAGACGTCATTCCCGCATCAGAATGGTATCTTGACAACTACTACATTATCAGCGAATTAATTACAGGACTGACTAAGGATATCTCAAAAGAATATGAAAGCAAGCTGCAGTATTTAAAAGGGGGGGATAACGCCGGATATCCTAGAATTTATCTGATTATAGCTGAATTTCTAAAACAGTCCGAACATGAATTGAATTTTGATCGGTTAAAAGCATTTATTGCCGGGTACCAAGAAGAGGCGCCGCTTTCATCTGCTGAGATATGGGCTGTTCCAATGATGCTTAAAGTACTGCTTCTGGAAAAAGTCTACTATCAGGTTGAGCGCATTCTTTATATCCAGACCGAAAGAAGAAAAGCTGATGATTGGCTGAAAAAAGTATTTGACGGATGCACGGACACTGAAACGCCTCTGGCTGAAATGGCTCCTGTATCAGGGCATGATTTGGAAGACGTGTTAACAGCAATTTTTATGGAAAGAATCGCTAGAAAGCTCAAGGAACATGGCCCAGAAGCTAAAATACTGTACAACTGGCTTGATAATGCGGCCAGCAGACAAAATACAACGGTGGAGAAGGCCGTAAATTCAGAACATCATTTTCTGACAGCCCAGGGAGCAGCCATGGGCAAACTTGTTACGGATATAAAACAGATTAACGCTGAGAACTGGTCTGCTTTTTTCGAAGATGTCAGTCTGGTACAGCAAACCCTTCAAAAAGATCCTGCCGGAATATTTGATAAGATGGATTTTGATTCCCGGGACAAATACAGGCACGAAATCGAGGGTCTGGCAGGAAAATATAAAGTTACAGAAATTATTGTGGCCAGAACATTGGAAAATTTAGCTGCCCAAAACCAGTCTGCACCTTTTAACCATGTTGGCTATTACTTGTTTGGTTCCGGCAAGGTACGCCTGGAAAAGGAGTTGGCCGACGGTTGGGGAAGGGTAAAAAAATCTTTTCATGGCATATACTGCTATCTGAAATTAAAACCGGCCTTGTCCTACCTCGGGTTAATATTTCTGGCGACACTGATACCTTTTCTTATTTTTATGGATCTGACAAAAAATAATTCTGGCAATGTATTGTCAGGAAGTATGCTTCTGAGCCTGATCGGAGCGCTGATCTTGATCAATGGCATGGCTGTCTGTTTCATTAATCGTCTGTTCTGCAGAATGTTGTCTCCGAACTTCTTGCCAAAATTGTACTTGGATAACGGGATACCGGAACAATACAAAACAATTGTTGTGATCCCAGCAATTTTCAATCATCCGTCTAAAGTCCGGCAGCAAATGAAGCAACTGGAAACCCACTATTTAAGTAACCGGGATCAAAACCTGTGTTTTGCCGTTCTCGGTGATTTTGCAGATGCCCCTGCGGCCAAACAACCTGGCGATGATGAAATCATTCAGGCAGGTGTCAAAGCGGCGGCAAAACTGAATGACAAATATGGAGAAGAGCGTTTTTTCTATTTTCACAGAGAAAGAAAATGGAACGAAAAAGATAAAATCTGGATGGGATGGGAAAGAAAAAGGGGAAAGCTAATTGAATTTAACAGGCTGCTTCTGCACGAGGGGGAGACGAGTTACTTTGTCCAGACAGGAAATCCGGAAGCCATGCGAGGACTCCGCTATGTCATCACGCTGGATGCCGATACCATATTGCCCAGAGATTCTGCACGCAAGCTGATTGGTACAATTGCGCATCCAATGAATGAAGCAAGACTGGCTGACAACGGTAAAAATATTGCCTATGGCTATGGCATTATTCAGCCACGGATTGGTCTTACGGCAGCTAGTGCGTTTGCTTCGCCTTTTGCCAGGGTATCCACCGGAACAGCAGGCATTGATCCCTATACGTGCGCGATTTCAGATATCTATCAGGATCTCTTTGGAGAAGGGATATTCACAGGAAAAGGTATCTATGATCTGAAAGTATTTCATGCTGTGACAAAAAATGCCTTTCCGGATAATAGGATCCTTAGTCATGATTTGATTGAAGGGCTCTACGCCCGTACAGCCTTAGCGACGGATATTGAATTTTTTGACGGCTATCCGACAAAATATTTGTCACATACCAAAAGGACTCACCGTTGGATAAGGGGAGACTGGCAAATTGCGCGTTATATGTTTCAGCAGGACTTTTCCGTTGTATCCCGCTGGAAGATTTTTGACAATCTCAGGCGGAGCCTGGAAACGCCTTTTCAGATAATTATTCTTTTTCTAGCCATTACCGCGCTGCATCAGTTCTTCAGCCAGCTGGCAATTTTAGTCCTACTGAGTTTGAGTTTACCACTGCTTCTGAACATTGGCGGGCGCCTTATCGACCGCAGTATAACCTTCAGGATCTTTAAGTTTGAGCTGAAACTAGGAATCAGCCAGATCCTGTTCAGCATCGCGGTGCTGCCGTATCAAGCGTATAATCAACTCGACGCCGTATTTAGGAGTCTTGGGAGACAAATCATCACCAAACGCAATTTACTGGAATGGGAGACGGCGGCAGATTCTGAAATGCATCTTCAGTTAGACCCTTTGAATTTTTATCATAGAATGGCGCGCGGCATTGTGATGAGCCTTTTCTTTCTATCTGGTTATTTTTATGTAGGCCTGCTTACCGGGATAATCCTGACAATCCTGCTGATCAGCTGGCTGGCGTCGCCATGGCTTGCCTATCGAATGAGTCTGCCTTATGCCGGTTCTATCACAGAGATATCTTCCGAAGACCGCAGGGAGCTTCGTATGTTCTCCAGGCAGGTCTGGGCCTATTTTGATCTTTTTGTCAATGCCGAAAACAATTATCTGCCTCCGGATAATATCCAGCTAAAACCGTACAAAGGAGAGGCCTGCAGGACATCACCTACCAACATCGGGCTGGCGCTACTGGCCAACCTTACAGCCGGAGATCTCGGCTATGTGACCACGGAGAGAATGCTGAGCCGGGTCAGGAATACGCTCCGGACCATTCAAAGAATGCCAAAATGGAACGGGCATATCTATAACTGGTACAATACGCAGACGCTGGAACCACTTCACCCAATCTATATTTCAACGGTTGACAGCGGCAACTTGGCAGGCTATATGATTGCACTAAAAAACGGCCTGGCCGAGATTCCAGGGAAACCACTGATCGGCCAAAACATGCTGCAGGGATTCATGGACACCTTTCTGCTGAGTGAGGAAAATGCCAGCATGGTTAATCCTGATGTCTGGGGATCTTTCGGAACAGAGCTGAAAGCCATTATAGCAAGTGAGCGAGCTGAAAAAGCTGGAGCGTTCGCAGGAATAACAGACCTTCAAACTTGTTATGCATTTGTAGACAAATGGGGAAAGCCGACGCGTAATCATTTCAGAAACCCGGCAGATCAAAATGAGAATACGACAAAAGATTTTTGGCCGGAGGCTCTGCTCCGGATGCTTCAGGATGGAAAAAATGCGCTGGAATATTTTTTTCCGTTCCTGACCCTACCTGACCTGCCTGATCCTTTACGGAAGCTCGGACAATACCCAGCCAAATCTCTTATCCGGGAATACCTGGACTTGCTGAATAATCCGGAAACCAACGGTAAGGAATTACAGCCCTATCTCTATCTCGGGCTTAAACGAGCTGTTTTGGCTTTACTTCGGGCTGGGAAGCTACAGAAAGATCTTCATCATCTTGTGTATGGAATGAATTTTAAGCCCTTGTTTGACGATCAGATCAAGCTGTTTACAATCGGCTACAATTTAACAGAGCAAAAACTGGATAAATCCTATTATGACCTGCTGGCCTCGGAAGCCCGGCAGACTAGCCTGTTGGCAATTGCCAAAGGGGATGTGCCTCAAAGCCACTGGTTTAAGATGGCCCGGCCGCTGACCAGAATACACGGCAGACGCTGTTTGGTATCGTGGAGTGGAACCATGTTCGAGTTTTTAATGCCTTCTATTCTGTTAAAAAACTATCGTGGAACGCTCCTTGATGAATCCTATAACTCTGTGGTAAAGATCCAACAGGCGCATTCAAAAAAGGCCAAAATGCCGTGGGGGATATCTGAATCGGGATTTTTCTGTTTTGATATCCAGAACAATTACCAATATAAAGCTTTTGGCGTTCCGGGATTAGGCCTGAAAAGAGGATTGTCCAAGGATATGGTCATATCCCCGTATTCCACATTTATGGCTCTGCCGGTTGATTTTAAAGCAAGTATGGAAAACCTCCGTTTGATGAAAAACAAAGGTTATAACGGTGTATTCGGATTGTTTGAAGCGATTGACTATACCAAAAGCAGAGTTCCGTATAATGAGGAATCCAGCATCGTCAAGAGCTATATGTCTCACCATCAGGGGATGAGCCTGATTGCTTTAGGGAATGTCCTTGGAGCAAACAGGATGCAGGAGCGCTTCCACCAGGAACCGGTCATCAAATCAATTGAAATGCTGCTGCAGGAGCAGGTGCCGCTGAAAGAATATACATTTAATCCGATGATCGAAGAAACCGGGGAAAAGGAAGTCCGTGCTATTTCATGCAAGCTCGGAGAGAAACCTGTGGTCTACCTGAGTCCGAATACCCAGGTTCCGCGCTGCAGTTTCATTTCGAATCGGGAATATGCCATTATGCTTACGCTTTCTGGTACAGGCTACAGTCAGTATAATCATCTTTTCCTGACCCGCTGGCGTAAAGATCCCGCCATGGACAGGTATGGAACATTTCTCTATGTTCAAAATCTTAATTCAGGAAATCTTTGGTCGGCTACAGCCAAACCAGTTCAGACACAGCCTGAGGAATATAAGGTGACCTGTTTTCCGAATACCGTTAAGTATGTTCGTAAAGACGGAAATATCATCACACAGACAGATGTATTCGTCGCTCCTGAGGATCCTGTGGAGATCAGAAGAATCACGTTGACCAATCAAAGCAGTTATTCCAGGGATCTCCAGCTGACAAGTTATGTGGAAGTTGCTTTAGATGAACTCTCGGCGGATCTGGCTCATCCCACCTTCAGTAAATTGTTCATCCAGACAAAGTATGAAAATAATACCCTTGTCGCTTTTCGGCGGCCGCGACATTTGCACAACGCTGAACATTATATGATGCATACCTTGTTCAGTGAAGGAAATATGTTTGGAGAAACCGAGTATGAGACAGACAGAGTCAAATTTATTGGACGTGGACGAACGTTGGCTGATCCCAGGGTCATGGATATTAACCAGCCTTTGTCCAATTCGGTAGGAGCGGTTCTTGATCCTATCTTAAGTCTGCGGGCGAGAGTGAGAATTGATCCGGGAAAAACAGTATCTGTCTATTTCCTAACCGGATATGGCAATAAGCTGGAATCTGTCCTTCAGCTTGCACAGAAATACCGCAGCGGCTATGTGATCACGCAAGCCAGGGAATTGGCATGGTCGCAAAATCTGATGGAATTAACGAACCTTCAACTGTCTTTTGGAGAAGCCAATATGATTTCCAGTCTGGCCGGGCAGGTCATCTATGGCTGCCCAATTCGGAAAAGCCCTGCAGCATCTAATCAGCTTGGACAAACCTCTCTCTGGTCTCATGGCATATCAGGTGATTTGCCGGTTGTCATGCTGAAGATTCAGGACAACAGCCAACTCAAGCTGGTCGATCAAATATTGACCATTCATGAATATTGGAAAATCAAAGGCATCTACATCGACTTGGTTATTTTTAATGAGGACGAAACGGGATACTTTCAGGCGATCCAGGAAGTTATTATGGAGAAAATCAGCATCAGCCATGTTCGGAAACTTGTCAACAAACCCGGAGGCGTATTTCTTCTAAAAAAAGATCAGCTTTCCACGGAGGATGACGTTTTGCTTCATACCGTCGCAAGTGTCATATTTTCCGGAGAAAACGGGTCTTTAAACCACCAGATCATGAAGTGTCTGCGCGCTGGTGAAAAGATTATAGACGAGTCGGTTGCGAGTGAACAAACTTCTAGCGAAAGAATCAAGATAGAACAGATCGTAGGCAACCGTATTATCAACGGACGGTCAGAAAAAGGCAGCCTGCCTGTACAGAATGTGAATCAAACATATCGCACTGTCTTGGAGAGTAAAAAGACAGAAGGCTTTAAGTTCTTTAATGGCTATGGCGGATTTACGGACAACGGAAAAGAATATGTGATCATTAACGAGGAAAATCAGCCAACCCCGTTGCCCTGGGTTAATGTTATCGCGAATGAAAAATTTGGGACAATCATTTCTGAAGCAGGGGCGGGCTATACCTGGTCTCAAAACAGCAGGGAATACAAACTTTCCCCGTGGTCAAACGATCCACTGCTCGATGTGAGCGGGGAGGCAGTCTTTATCAAGGATGAAGATTCCCAAGACTACTGGTCACCTCTGCCGCAGCCGGCCAGGGACAGTCAGCCTTATCTTATCAGGCATGGCCAGGGGTACACTGTCTTTGAACATTTCAGCTTTGGAATTAAACAGGAAACGAGGGTGTTTATCCCGCTAGGGCAGAATCTGAAAATCACAGCGTTAAGGCTGACCAATAAAAATACGATGCCGAAGCATCTCTCTGTCTATTATTATCTGGAATGGGTACTGGGGGTAAACAGGGAACAAAGCATGCCGTATTTGCTCACTGAACTACACGATAAAACCATCTTCTGCCGGAATGTCTACCAGGAAGAGTTTGCCGGAAGAGCAGCCTTTATTACCAGTTCAGGTGCGGATTATCTAGCGTCAACGTCAGACCGTATCGAATTTTTGGGTGCAGGCGGCAGCCTGGCAAAACCGGCAGGAATATTCTCTTGTCTTTCAGGCAAGGTGGGTACGGACATTGATCCTTGTGCAGTCCTGCAGCTTCAAGTAACTCTGGATCCTGAAGAAGAAAAAACGGTCTATTTGCTGCTTGGGGATGAACAAAATAAAGAAACGGCGCTTTCTCTGATTCAAGCTTTTCGTAGTGCGGACAGAATTGAAGAGGCTTTCCAGGATGTGAGCCACTATTGGGATGATGTTTTGTCCCGTATCCAGATCTCGACTCCGGAGCCATCCTTTGATCTGCTGGTAAACCGTTGGCTGCTCTATCAGACCATTGTCTGCAGAATTTGGGCCAGGTCAGGATTCTATCAAACAGGCGGGGCTTACGGCTACAGAGACCAGCTTCAGGATGTCATGCCCCTGGCCGTCATCAAACCGGAAATAACCCGCAAACAGATTATCCTACACAGTTCCAGACAGTTTCCAGAGGGGGATGTACAGCACTGGTGGCATCCGGAGACCGGCAAAGGGACCAGAACAAAATTCTCGGATGACCTATTGTGGCTGCCTTACGTAACAGCAGACTATCTGGAGCATACCGAAGATTTCAGTATTTTAGAAGAGAAAACAAGCTTTCTAAAGCTTGAAGCCCTTGGAGAAAATGAAGATGAACGTTATGCCGTTCCGGAGACTTCGGAGCAGAGTGGTTCAGTATATGAACACTGTGTACGGGCGATAGACCGCAGTCTGCGGTTTGGCGGGCACGGTTTGCCTCTGATCGGGACCGGGGACTGGAATGACGGCTTTAGCGCGATTGGTAGGGAAGGAAACGGAGAAAGTGTCTGGCTTGGCTGGTTTATCCTAGCAGTTCTTAAAAGGTTTATCCCAGTTTGTGCCAGAAAAGATGACAACAAAAGAGTTGAAAAATATACCGAGATCCTCAATGAGCTGCAGGAAAATATGGAGAAATATGGCTGGGACGGCTCCTGGTACAGGCGCGCTTATTATGATGATGGGTCTCCGGTAGGTTCAATCACAAGCTCCGAGTGTCAAATTGATGCGATTGCCCAGTCCTGGTCTATACTGTCCGGCAGTGCTTTAAAAAGCAGAGCAGCGGATGCCATGCTGGCGGTAGAAAGATATCTTTGGGATAAGGAGGCAGCCTTGTTAAAACTGCTGACGCCGCCGTTTGATAAAACAGAAAAAAACCCCGGGTATATCAAAGCCTATATTCCCGGAGTCAGAGAGAATGGCGGACAATATACACATGCGGCTGCCTGGGCGGTTTTGGCATTTAGTAAACTTGGCAGCAGGGATAAGGCGATGGAGCTATTTCAGATGCTGAATCCGGTCAACCATGCCCGTACCGGTATTGAAGTCAGTCAATATAAGGCAGAGCCCTATGTAATCGCTGCCGATGTCTATGCGGTTCAGCCAAATGTCGGAAGAGGCGGATGGACATGGTATACCGGCGCCGCCGGATGGATGTATCAGGCGGCCCTTGAGGGCATTCTCGGGTTGCAGATTACAGGGGACAAACTATCGTTAACCCCGTGTGTTCCGTCCAACTGGGAAACCTATTCCCTGACCTACCGGCATAAAAATTCAACGTATCAAATTATGGTAAACTGCCGGCAGTCAGCAGGTGCTGAAACTGGTGAAAGTAGGACGTCTACTAAGATTAAAGTCGATGATAAAGTTCAGGACTATTTTCCAATTGCTTTAAGCGACGACGGAAAAAACCATGTCGTTGAGATTTCCCTGTAA
- a CDS encoding DNA translocase FtsK: protein MKLVGKILIKALSLLYFFMFLIGILGYFEVEEFSTNVFSFFKELLGNYALGLPVICLIFAVVCWLISGTKREQDDDDDDDDDEYDNRYEEYKRKKDTMKDRPVNNARSTEQVKTAELSKRISAARSREAQANRLANKAVSEHETGIPVSLARENGFSSYFAERLFVNDEPVATTDHLEHLGANFSTYFGEGDKSFYISENTVSMNGFKDYFKEGKKDVRKNNTFPLESADKEKKQDTLFQRNNYFQERQQVTPVTQVTAAAPVTEEKIQSKPLINISADISAEYDYDDIKTKAWMLPRIELLRHRENSTAAAERTNPELLEDVLSTFGVTAKVTNITVGPVITRYELSPAPGTKISKIVNLADDIALAMASRDIRIEAPIPGKAAIGIEVPCQKSRTVYFREVIGSESFTGSGGKLKIALGKDIADQPVIGELGKMPHLLVAGATGSGKSIFINCLLNSLLFSYTPDQVKLLLIDPKMVELNQYNGIPHLLSPVVTDPKKASKYLKFIVREMEDRYELFASSGVRDIDHFNKNMDKPLPYIVVVIDELADLMMVAANEIEEAICRLAQMARAAGIHLVIATQRPSVNVITGLIKANIPSRISFAVSSQIDSRTILDGGGAEKLLGKGDMLYSPIGLNKPQRVHGCFIDEQETKNVIEHWKKQGRSAYELDENLLVETTASEKPDEDLDERFAEAGELVIASGIASVSYLQRRLRVGYSRAARLMDMLEDAGVVARSEGNKPREILMSLEDFQGYFS from the coding sequence TTGAAGCTGGTTGGAAAAATACTTATAAAAGCACTTTCGCTGCTGTATTTTTTTATGTTTTTGATTGGGATTCTGGGCTATTTCGAGGTCGAGGAGTTTTCGACCAATGTTTTTAGTTTTTTTAAAGAACTTCTTGGAAATTACGCGCTTGGCTTGCCGGTAATTTGTTTGATTTTCGCAGTTGTTTGCTGGCTAATCTCCGGAACAAAACGCGAACAGGATGATGACGATGATGACGATGATGACGAATATGATAACAGATATGAGGAATATAAACGTAAAAAGGATACTATGAAAGACCGACCAGTTAACAACGCCAGATCAACAGAACAAGTAAAAACAGCCGAATTGTCGAAAAGGATCAGTGCCGCCAGGTCCAGAGAAGCTCAGGCCAACCGGTTGGCGAATAAGGCAGTTTCTGAACATGAGACAGGCATACCGGTAAGTTTGGCGCGCGAAAATGGTTTTTCATCTTATTTTGCCGAGCGATTATTTGTGAATGACGAACCGGTCGCAACTACGGATCACCTGGAACATTTGGGAGCGAATTTCTCTACGTATTTTGGCGAAGGAGACAAAAGCTTCTATATTTCGGAAAATACGGTCAGTATGAATGGATTTAAAGACTATTTCAAAGAGGGTAAGAAAGATGTCAGAAAAAACAATACATTTCCGCTGGAAAGCGCAGATAAGGAAAAGAAACAGGATACTCTGTTTCAGAGAAACAATTATTTCCAGGAAAGGCAGCAAGTAACTCCCGTAACCCAAGTGACTGCAGCTGCTCCCGTGACTGAAGAGAAAATTCAATCAAAACCATTGATTAATATATCTGCAGATATATCTGCGGAATACGATTACGATGATATCAAAACGAAAGCCTGGATGCTGCCGCGGATCGAATTATTACGGCACAGGGAAAACAGTACCGCAGCGGCAGAACGCACAAACCCGGAGCTTCTGGAGGATGTCTTAAGCACATTCGGAGTGACTGCAAAAGTTACTAATATTACCGTCGGCCCGGTCATCACACGTTATGAACTTTCACCTGCTCCGGGAACAAAAATCAGCAAAATTGTCAATTTGGCAGATGATATTGCCCTGGCCATGGCTTCGAGAGATATCCGGATTGAAGCACCAATCCCGGGCAAAGCGGCTATAGGGATTGAGGTGCCGTGTCAAAAGTCCAGGACCGTCTATTTCAGAGAAGTGATCGGATCTGAATCATTTACGGGCTCCGGTGGTAAGCTGAAAATTGCGCTCGGTAAGGATATTGCGGATCAGCCTGTTATCGGTGAGCTCGGAAAAATGCCGCATTTGCTTGTTGCCGGCGCTACCGGCTCCGGGAAAAGTATTTTTATTAATTGTCTTTTGAATTCTCTGCTGTTTTCCTATACACCGGATCAGGTCAAACTGCTTTTGATCGACCCGAAAATGGTTGAACTTAACCAGTATAACGGCATCCCCCATCTGCTCTCACCGGTCGTTACGGATCCGAAGAAAGCATCCAAATACCTTAAATTCATTGTCAGGGAAATGGAAGACCGATATGAACTGTTTGCCTCCAGCGGTGTTCGTGACATTGACCACTTTAATAAGAATATGGATAAGCCGTTGCCTTACATTGTCGTCGTGATTGACGAGCTGGCCGATCTTATGATGGTAGCTGCCAATGAAATCGAAGAGGCTATTTGTCGACTTGCTCAAATGGCGAGAGCGGCAGGGATTCATCTGGTCATCGCCACGCAGCGTCCGTCGGTGAATGTTATTACTGGACTTATTAAAGCGAATATTCCAAGCCGGATTTCTTTTGCCGTTTCCTCGCAGATTGATTCCAGAACAATCCTTGATGGGGGCGGTGCCGAGAAATTATTGGGCAAAGGGGACATGTTGTATTCCCCGATTGGCCTGAATAAACCCCAAAGAGTTCACGGCTGCTTTATTGACGAGCAAGAAACAAAAAATGTCATTGAACATTGGAAAAAACAGGGTCGATCAGCTTATGAGCTCGATGAAAATCTGCTCGTGGAAACCACAGCCTCAGAAAAACCTGATGAAGATCTTGACGAGCGTTTTGCTGAAGCCGGCGAGCTGGTGATTGCATCCGGGATCGCTTCGGTATCTTATCTGCAAAGGCGGCTGAGAGTTGGGTATTCCCGGGCAGCTCGCTTGATGGATATGCTGGAGGACGCCGGCGTTGTTGCCCGCAGTGAGGGCAATAAACCGAGGGAGATCCTTATGTCCCTCGAAGATTTTCAAGGTTATTTTTCTTAA